One window of the Flexibacter flexilis DSM 6793 genome contains the following:
- a CDS encoding S46 family peptidase, producing MFTFNKQFLMGAVAAISLSFSAIASKPVPTPDEGMWLPLHIKRLNHADMKKAGLKLSAEELYSINNSSLKDAIVSLGGFCTGEIISKEGLMLTNHHCGYDAIQTHSSVEHDYLTDGFWAMKREDELPNKGLTAAFLVRMEDVTAKVLAAVNDGMSEPERAKKIAEVMKQIKEEAEKGTHYNANVKAFFDGNEYYLFVYETFRDVRLVGAPPSSIGKFGGDTDNWMWPRHTGDFSMFRVYMGKDGKPADYSKDNVPLTPRHYLPVSLSGVKEGDFSMIFGYPGRTNRYLTSFGVKQALDLVNPNRVKIRGRKLDIMKEDMDASDAVRIQYASKYASISNYWKYFIGQSQGLKRLKVADKKAAEEAAFTAWVNKDEARKAKYGQALADIAKAFEDANKYKMSEVYMQEAAMAAEVNGLAMSTKPLVDALAATPRKDEAVKAAKEEIEAGLDELFKDFNLGTDKKLFAEMLKMFYQNVPADQQPAALKTIADKYNKDFSKFADYVYTKSRFTSKDKVKALLAFNSADSITKDPVYQLITSVVDNYRGNIVPALRAASAVVERGNRLYVGGTMEMEKDTRKFYPNANSTMRMTYGNVLAYVPRDAVSYKYFTTIDGIMEKEDNTNDEFVVPARLRELYEKKDYGQYAENGVLKVGFISNNDITGGNSGSPVINAKGELIGCAFDGNWEAMSGDIAFEPALQRTISVDIRYILFIIDKYAGATHLIKEMTLVRDTPAKAAAPKKAAAPAKKAAAKK from the coding sequence ATGTTTACATTTAACAAACAATTTTTGATGGGTGCTGTTGCGGCTATTTCATTGAGTTTTAGTGCGATAGCGAGCAAACCCGTTCCTACACCAGACGAAGGTATGTGGCTTCCTCTCCATATCAAACGCCTTAATCACGCGGATATGAAGAAAGCAGGCCTTAAACTTTCTGCCGAAGAACTTTACAGTATCAATAATTCCAGCCTGAAAGACGCTATCGTTTCTTTGGGTGGCTTCTGTACAGGCGAAATTATTTCTAAAGAAGGTTTGATGCTCACCAATCACCACTGCGGCTATGACGCGATCCAGACGCACAGCAGCGTGGAGCACGATTATTTGACCGATGGTTTTTGGGCAATGAAACGCGAAGACGAACTTCCGAACAAAGGCCTGACGGCTGCGTTTTTGGTGCGCATGGAAGACGTAACCGCAAAAGTATTGGCAGCCGTAAACGACGGAATGTCTGAGCCTGAGCGCGCCAAGAAAATTGCGGAAGTAATGAAGCAAATCAAAGAAGAAGCCGAAAAAGGAACACACTACAACGCAAACGTAAAAGCGTTTTTTGATGGCAACGAATATTATTTGTTCGTTTACGAGACGTTCCGAGATGTACGCTTAGTAGGTGCGCCGCCTTCGTCTATCGGCAAATTTGGTGGCGATACAGACAATTGGATGTGGCCACGTCATACGGGCGATTTCTCGATGTTCCGTGTGTACATGGGCAAAGATGGCAAGCCAGCCGATTATTCTAAAGACAACGTACCACTTACGCCACGTCATTATTTGCCAGTGTCGTTGAGCGGCGTGAAAGAAGGCGATTTCTCAATGATTTTTGGTTACCCAGGTCGCACAAATCGTTACCTTACTTCGTTTGGCGTGAAACAAGCCTTGGATTTGGTGAACCCTAACCGCGTGAAAATCAGAGGTCGTAAATTGGATATTATGAAAGAAGACATGGACGCTTCGGACGCAGTTCGTATCCAATACGCTTCTAAATACGCTTCTATCAGCAACTACTGGAAATATTTTATTGGCCAATCGCAAGGGCTAAAACGCCTTAAAGTTGCTGACAAAAAAGCGGCGGAAGAAGCAGCTTTCACGGCTTGGGTAAACAAAGACGAAGCACGCAAAGCCAAATACGGCCAAGCTCTCGCCGACATTGCAAAGGCTTTTGAAGATGCCAACAAATACAAAATGTCGGAAGTGTACATGCAAGAAGCCGCGATGGCTGCTGAAGTAAACGGTTTGGCTATGAGCACAAAACCATTGGTTGACGCATTGGCCGCTACGCCGCGCAAAGACGAAGCCGTAAAAGCTGCTAAAGAAGAAATCGAAGCAGGTTTGGACGAGCTTTTCAAAGATTTTAACTTAGGTACAGACAAGAAACTTTTTGCAGAAATGTTGAAAATGTTTTACCAAAACGTACCAGCCGACCAGCAACCAGCCGCTTTAAAAACAATTGCAGATAAGTATAACAAAGATTTCTCGAAATTCGCGGACTACGTTTATACCAAATCTCGCTTTACATCTAAAGACAAAGTAAAAGCGTTGCTTGCCTTCAATAGCGCGGACAGTATCACAAAAGATCCTGTTTACCAGCTTATTACTTCCGTAGTGGACAACTATCGCGGAAACATCGTGCCTGCGTTGCGTGCGGCTAGTGCCGTAGTCGAACGCGGAAACCGTTTGTATGTAGGCGGCACGATGGAAATGGAAAAAGATACACGCAAATTCTATCCGAACGCTAACTCTACCATGCGTATGACTTACGGTAATGTGTTGGCTTACGTGCCTCGCGATGCGGTTTCTTACAAATATTTCACGACCATCGACGGCATCATGGAAAAAGAAGACAATACCAACGATGAGTTTGTAGTACCTGCGCGTTTGCGTGAGCTTTACGAGAAAAAAGACTACGGCCAATATGCCGAAAATGGTGTGTTGAAAGTTGGTTTTATTTCTAACAATGACATTACGGGCGGCAACTCTGGTAGCCCTGTGATTAACGCCAAAGGCGAACTAATCGGTTGTGCTTTTGATGGCAACTGGGAAGCAATGAGCGGAGATATTGCTTTCGAACCAGCATTGCAACGTACAATCAGCGTGGACATTCGTTACATTTTGTTTATCATCGACAAATACGCGGGAGCTACGCACCTTATCAAAGAAATGACTTTGGTACGCGATACGCCAGCGAAAGCTGCAGCACCGAAAAAGGCCGCTGCGCCAGCTAAGAAAGCTGCTGCTAAAAAGTAA
- a CDS encoding complex I subunit 1/NuoH family protein — translation MLYLIGYLLGLLLCVLIVFYAERKLAAFMQDRLGPMEVGYYGVLQAFADLLKLLQKEDLMPIGADAKLYRMAPLIIFIVIFAGFSVVPVAPDWQPVQLPTGVFFLLSIVSADVIGIMLSGWSSNNKYSMIGAMRAISQIISYEIPVGLSVLAVTMFSQTLDLQEICYQQGIWINHFSSIQNIEKCNYLFGVKSLGFDVTQIGGFLTWNIVRMPFFVVLLVIYYIATLAECNRAPFDLPEGESELVGGFHTEYSGFRWAVFFLAEYAMMILVSAVGVILFLGGWNTPLPNLGENIPLAYMTSGAPTTLAGIIWGLFWFISKTLLWAFSQIWVRWTYPRLRTDQLMFLCWKVLTPAGLVLVVITGIWRLLM, via the coding sequence ATGTTATACCTCATCGGATACCTTTTGGGTTTGCTTTTGTGCGTGCTAATTGTTTTTTATGCCGAACGTAAATTAGCGGCGTTCATGCAAGACCGCTTAGGGCCGATGGAAGTAGGATATTACGGTGTTTTACAGGCTTTTGCAGATTTACTAAAACTTTTGCAGAAAGAAGATTTGATGCCCATAGGAGCAGATGCCAAGCTGTATCGTATGGCACCACTTATTATTTTTATCGTCATTTTCGCGGGCTTTTCTGTGGTGCCAGTTGCGCCAGACTGGCAGCCTGTGCAGTTGCCGACAGGTGTGTTTTTTCTGCTTTCAATTGTATCGGCAGATGTGATTGGTATAATGCTTTCGGGTTGGAGTTCTAATAATAAGTACTCCATGATTGGGGCGATGCGTGCTATTTCTCAAATAATATCTTACGAAATACCTGTGGGACTTAGTGTGCTGGCGGTTACGATGTTTTCGCAAACACTTGATTTACAGGAGATTTGTTACCAACAAGGTATTTGGATAAATCATTTTTCTTCCATACAAAATATAGAAAAATGTAATTATTTATTTGGAGTAAAATCGTTAGGTTTCGATGTAACGCAAATTGGCGGTTTTTTGACTTGGAATATCGTAAGAATGCCATTTTTTGTCGTGTTATTAGTGATTTATTACATAGCTACCTTAGCCGAGTGTAATCGTGCGCCATTTGACTTGCCCGAAGGCGAATCAGAGTTGGTAGGTGGTTTTCACACAGAGTATTCTGGGTTTCGTTGGGCGGTGTTTTTCTTGGCCGAATACGCTATGATGATACTAGTCTCGGCGGTAGGCGTGATTTTATTTTTGGGTGGTTGGAATACTCCTTTGCCCAATTTAGGCGAAAATATACCTTTGGCCTATATGACCAGCGGCGCACCTACAACGCTTGCAGGAATTATATGGGGTTTATTTTGGTTCATTTCCAAAACGTTACTTTGGGCGTTTTCGCAAATATGGGTTCGTTGGACGTACCCACGTTTGCGTACAGATCAATTGATGTTTTTGTGCTGGAAAGTACTGACACCAGCAGGTCTCGTACTGGTAGTAATTACTGGTATATGGCGATTATTAATGTAG
- a CDS encoding T9SS type A sorting domain-containing protein yields MKRLLILFVSLFCLNYSYAQLTLKWVGTNTTTKSGNWNDRFSWRRFSGGVLGTDYQISGTDTIPLQSPRTVDNVYFLDANIAAATNTVITLDQNSVCRDMYWDDTLSLTKTPKLTGVATYTLNVYGGMSLRPNIIWDVNGILTFAAASAGTYNIKFTGQILKNEINFNGGASAEWVFQDSLRTSISSNTLGRIRLSKGILNTNGQKVTAYMFYSNNSETSRKLKLGSSLVVLYGTANFAPAATSSAETNSQPWFSNFTVVTQLEAGTSEIRMMSVTGGFTNVGVASFNFVNFVNTAGTANVNARFSTSAGTVVKKLAIAPNSAGAEISSIIAYRINKLIIYGNRNYMIAGNIFIDTIQVIASCGYAYVSSTSANTQRTITTGTSNVTIDKIALRDIKFARTNATNIYNITNYVDLGGNNWPTGANMNVTTVTPRTMYWVGGNGDWESRAHWSYTSGGASIGADCIPSMADNVIFDANSSSPLGVAFTALLNTPTSGDSYQCNSLTWSGANAAAKMQIDNNLHIFGNCVLQNANTISAYSSSTTRDVFFYGLNSSITTNGATFSRTITFMPKSNYRLNDNFRVYNQFGLAGADSLKTSGITIYAQNLFTTASNVRWKMNNTTINLSSTGPYSQYAVPNYIQTGTNVMNLTATSGTITMYTSDRMTVVTPPLVQQGANTTLAVENRAGGFRVLGNLTLNGHASLQGGTGLSVFVDSVRVLGNLIMASGKNYLLPSGMMTTASTTPRWLRVGGIFTAKSTCDASPINISAVNGNQIDVTAGATDVAYTILSGLKGQTTGSYVAVNSINSGGNDNWVFSTSAPKTYYWRKKKGSIATYVGNWSDRGFWADSRSKLQGDSLCIPSAFDNVVFDSLSWSGASKNVTIDATAACANFIVNPSSSNNIIGNQNLIISGSLLLPSSGAFTINGYSGQMTFTANNSQVIDPGNKAISCVMALDGDGGTWTLANNLSGSGTTFRVNKGSFNSNNKTMTLSSFASTSGFTRSIALGQSLVTLSSSLDFGSTTTTSLTFSQSSSKGKIIFNSATGGSFRGGYKIFNIIEFSSPTTTTASLGYYTADSVLLRGNNAIYGNNTYNYLELFPGKTYDLQATSTQAISSPNGKLIATGLAGSFITLESTANGSKARITKTSGPNLCFDYIRVQDVTAAGVSFVTGGNSDNVSNSANGQWFFNRTTYLAPTVSAGPDQSICVGAFAPLNFDALGSGPYMISVSGSDGTFYIVDLPDGEGPKTYMVNPSTTTTYTITSVKSYNCETLVNGSTGADATQTLFVRPAAPLATNSLTGSCYFENNDAMATIGSDISYLPIMGLNDYSGAGDVDALGNTSATVYIAPTVQSFYTYKILQRYFKVSPTVNGPAKVRVYFTQTELNSLASAMGQSVTVADINLTRIPDANVSVDGVGTPNISSVSGASFHTQIASGVIPAGITTTSNVYYADFLVPGFSYLFLHAGSSVLPVSLNNFKAKLQSDKTVNVTWQTYSERNSDYFVIERSSDRKHFEDIGQVKAAYFSDQKLNYNFVDFAPLEGTSYYRLRMMDVDGTHTYSPIEVVKQTLTKAQITAQLYPNPTQTGRFAVHYVGESAIVKVQIQNAQGKEIVVTDATYSQDIELNVAGHAKGVYFVVLHFEDGHTQMQKILYQ; encoded by the coding sequence ATGAAACGATTGCTTATTCTTTTTGTATCACTGTTTTGTTTGAATTATAGTTACGCACAGCTTACACTTAAGTGGGTTGGGACTAATACGACCACGAAAAGTGGCAATTGGAATGACCGTTTTTCGTGGCGGCGTTTTTCTGGCGGTGTACTAGGAACGGATTATCAAATTTCGGGAACTGACACAATTCCGCTACAGTCTCCTCGTACAGTTGATAACGTATATTTTCTTGATGCCAATATTGCCGCAGCAACTAACACTGTCATTACTTTAGACCAAAACTCGGTGTGCAGGGATATGTATTGGGACGATACGCTTAGCCTTACCAAAACTCCGAAACTTACTGGTGTTGCGACTTATACACTGAATGTGTATGGTGGAATGTCTTTACGTCCTAATATTATTTGGGATGTAAATGGTATTTTGACATTTGCGGCAGCTTCGGCGGGCACTTATAATATTAAATTTACAGGGCAGATTCTTAAAAATGAGATTAACTTTAATGGTGGAGCTTCTGCCGAATGGGTATTCCAAGATTCGTTGCGTACCAGCATCTCAAGTAATACGTTAGGCCGTATTCGTTTAAGTAAAGGGATTCTTAATACTAATGGGCAAAAAGTAACTGCTTATATGTTTTATTCGAACAATAGCGAAACAAGCCGTAAGCTAAAGTTAGGCAGTTCATTAGTGGTATTGTATGGTACTGCCAACTTTGCGCCTGCTGCCACTTCTAGTGCAGAAACTAACTCACAACCTTGGTTTTCTAACTTTACTGTTGTAACGCAGTTGGAGGCAGGGACTTCTGAAATACGGATGATGAGCGTAACGGGAGGTTTTACTAATGTGGGAGTAGCTAGTTTTAATTTTGTGAATTTTGTAAATACCGCTGGCACGGCCAATGTGAATGCTCGTTTTTCTACTTCTGCGGGTACTGTGGTCAAAAAATTAGCAATTGCCCCCAATTCAGCTGGAGCAGAAATTTCCTCTATTATCGCTTATAGAATCAATAAATTAATAATCTATGGTAACCGTAATTATATGATTGCGGGCAATATTTTTATAGACACTATTCAGGTAATTGCTTCTTGTGGCTATGCGTATGTAAGTAGTACTTCTGCTAATACACAAAGAACTATTACGACAGGTACAAGCAATGTTACGATTGATAAAATAGCACTTAGAGATATAAAATTTGCCAGAACAAATGCTACCAATATTTATAATATTACTAATTATGTGGATTTGGGTGGAAATAATTGGCCTACAGGGGCTAACATGAATGTAACAACAGTTACTCCACGCACAATGTATTGGGTTGGAGGAAATGGAGATTGGGAATCTAGGGCACATTGGTCTTATACTTCTGGCGGAGCTAGTATAGGAGCGGATTGTATTCCCTCTATGGCCGATAACGTGATTTTTGATGCCAACAGTAGTAGCCCATTAGGGGTAGCCTTTACAGCACTATTAAACACCCCAACATCAGGCGACTCTTATCAATGTAACTCACTTACTTGGTCTGGAGCCAATGCTGCTGCTAAAATGCAGATAGATAACAACTTACATATTTTTGGGAACTGCGTATTACAAAACGCTAATACGATCAGTGCGTATTCGTCAAGTACCACAAGAGATGTATTCTTTTATGGACTAAATAGCAGTATTACGACCAATGGGGCAACTTTTTCGCGTACCATCACATTTATGCCAAAGTCAAATTATCGATTAAATGATAATTTTAGGGTATATAATCAATTTGGTTTGGCGGGTGCGGATTCCTTGAAAACATCAGGTATTACCATATACGCTCAAAACCTTTTTACTACGGCCTCAAATGTCCGTTGGAAAATGAATAATACAACTATTAATTTGTCAAGTACTGGGCCATATTCACAATATGCTGTTCCTAACTACATCCAGACAGGAACAAATGTAATGAACCTAACGGCTACATCAGGGACAATTACAATGTACACCAGTGACAGAATGACCGTTGTAACTCCGCCACTGGTACAACAAGGAGCTAATACTACTTTGGCAGTTGAGAATAGAGCTGGAGGATTTAGGGTATTAGGAAATTTGACATTGAATGGCCATGCGAGCTTACAAGGAGGAACAGGTTTGTCCGTATTTGTGGATTCTGTGCGAGTGCTCGGCAATCTTATAATGGCTTCTGGTAAGAATTATCTATTGCCAAGTGGTATGATGACGACGGCTTCTACTACACCTCGTTGGTTAAGAGTGGGCGGAATATTTACCGCAAAAAGTACTTGCGATGCAAGCCCAATCAATATTTCGGCTGTAAATGGTAACCAAATAGACGTTACAGCAGGGGCAACAGACGTTGCTTATACTATTTTATCTGGACTAAAAGGCCAAACGACGGGTAGTTATGTGGCTGTAAACTCCATCAATTCTGGCGGAAATGACAATTGGGTATTCTCTACATCTGCTCCTAAAACGTATTATTGGCGTAAGAAAAAAGGCTCGATAGCTACTTATGTAGGTAATTGGAGCGATAGAGGTTTTTGGGCGGATAGTCGTTCTAAACTACAAGGCGATAGTTTATGCATTCCAAGTGCTTTTGATAATGTGGTATTTGATAGCCTTTCATGGAGTGGAGCAAGTAAAAATGTAACCATTGATGCGACAGCTGCTTGTGCTAATTTTATAGTTAATCCAAGTTCATCGAATAATATTATTGGTAATCAAAATTTAATAATCTCTGGCTCGTTGCTTTTACCAAGTTCGGGGGCTTTTACTATCAATGGCTACTCTGGCCAAATGACGTTTACGGCCAATAATAGCCAAGTAATAGATCCAGGCAATAAAGCAATTAGTTGTGTAATGGCTTTAGATGGCGACGGCGGTACATGGACTTTGGCTAATAACTTAAGTGGGTCTGGTACTACATTCAGGGTTAATAAAGGCTCATTCAATAGCAACAACAAAACAATGACTTTGTCCTCTTTTGCTTCGACTAGTGGCTTTACGCGTAGCATTGCTTTAGGCCAATCTTTGGTAACATTAAGTAGCAGTCTGGATTTTGGCAGTACAACAACTACGTCTCTGACCTTTTCACAGAGCAGTAGCAAAGGTAAAATCATATTCAATAGTGCTACTGGAGGTTCATTCCGAGGGGGGTATAAAATTTTTAATATCATCGAATTTTCTTCGCCAACTACGACTACCGCAAGTCTTGGTTATTATACCGCAGATAGTGTATTGTTAAGAGGAAACAATGCAATTTATGGAAATAATACTTATAACTATTTAGAATTATTCCCTGGCAAAACGTATGATTTACAAGCTACCTCTACTCAAGCGATTAGCAGCCCAAATGGTAAGTTGATTGCAACAGGTTTGGCGGGTTCGTTTATTACATTAGAAAGCACCGCCAACGGCTCAAAGGCTCGTATCACTAAAACGAGCGGCCCTAACCTTTGTTTTGACTATATTCGTGTACAGGATGTTACAGCGGCAGGCGTTAGTTTTGTAACGGGTGGAAATAGTGATAATGTGAGTAACAGTGCCAATGGTCAGTGGTTTTTTAATCGTACGACTTATCTTGCACCTACAGTATCAGCTGGTCCTGACCAATCTATATGTGTGGGAGCATTTGCGCCACTGAATTTTGATGCGTTAGGCTCTGGCCCGTATATGATTTCTGTTAGTGGTTCGGATGGTACTTTTTACATTGTAGATTTGCCTGATGGTGAAGGCCCTAAAACCTATATGGTAAATCCTTCTACCACAACTACTTATACCATAACTTCCGTAAAGTCATACAACTGCGAGACGCTAGTAAATGGCTCGACTGGTGCTGATGCTACCCAAACATTGTTTGTGCGCCCAGCCGCTCCGTTGGCTACGAATAGCCTTACAGGTTCTTGTTACTTTGAAAATAACGATGCAATGGCTACAATTGGCTCTGACATTAGTTATTTACCGATTATGGGATTAAATGACTATTCGGGTGCAGGTGATGTGGATGCTTTAGGCAATACTAGTGCAACCGTATATATTGCTCCAACGGTTCAGAGTTTTTATACTTATAAAATTTTGCAACGCTATTTTAAGGTAAGTCCGACTGTAAATGGCCCAGCAAAGGTTCGTGTGTATTTTACGCAAACAGAACTAAATTCTCTTGCTTCGGCCATGGGACAAAGCGTAACGGTGGCAGACATTAACCTAACACGTATTCCTGATGCCAACGTTTCGGTAGATGGGGTAGGCACACCAAATATTAGCAGTGTTTCTGGAGCTTCATTCCATACACAAATTGCCTCTGGTGTGATTCCTGCTGGTATTACAACTACTTCTAACGTTTATTACGCCGACTTCTTAGTACCAGGCTTTAGCTATTTGTTCTTGCACGCAGGCAGTAGCGTACTTCCCGTATCGCTCAATAATTTTAAAGCGAAATTGCAATCTGATAAAACGGTAAATGTAACTTGGCAAACCTATTCGGAGCGCAATTCTGATTATTTTGTAATCGAACGTTCTTCGGACAGAAAGCATTTTGAAGACATTGGGCAAGTAAAAGCCGCCTATTTCAGCGACCAAAAATTAAATTATAATTTTGTTGATTTCGCCCCGCTAGAAGGTACTTCTTACTATCGTTTGCGTATGATGGATGTGGATGGCACACACACTTATTCTCCAATTGAGGTAGTGAAACAGACGCTAACAAAAGCGCAAATCACTGCTCAGTTGTACCCAAATCCAACACAAACAGGCCGATTTGCGGTACATTATGTAGGAGAGAGTGCGATTGTAAAAGTGCAGATACAAAATGCACAAGGTAAGGAAATCGTTGTAACAGATGCTACTTATAGTCAAGATATCGAGCTAAATGTAGCAGGCCATGCCAAGGGCGTTTATTTTGTAGTCCTACATTTTGAAGACGGACATACACAAATGCAGAAAATTCTTTATCAGTAG
- a CDS encoding SPOR domain-containing protein, producing MNTRIRVYFYVFLMGLFLIVGCKAGNNTVTNKKNTNTSVSSTWRPRFVPETAANASASSSASEIPATNSINLQINTLLDSIAYYNKFIDKAMGYRVIVYSGINREDANKVKEKIYKRFPDIDVYTTYKQPSFKVKVGDFFTRLEAQKMYNQLRNNFPNVLVIEDEIIIHR from the coding sequence ATGAATACAAGAATACGTGTTTATTTTTATGTTTTTTTGATGGGATTGTTCTTGATTGTGGGCTGTAAAGCTGGAAATAATACGGTTACGAACAAAAAAAACACCAATACTAGTGTTTCCTCTACTTGGAGACCGCGTTTTGTTCCAGAAACTGCGGCGAATGCTTCGGCATCGTCAAGTGCTTCCGAAATTCCTGCCACTAATTCTATTAACCTACAAATCAATACTTTATTAGATAGTATTGCTTATTATAATAAATTTATAGATAAAGCAATGGGCTATCGGGTAATTGTTTATTCGGGCATTAATCGCGAAGATGCTAACAAAGTAAAGGAGAAGATCTATAAGCGTTTTCCTGATATAGATGTTTATACCACCTACAAACAGCCGAGCTTTAAAGTAAAAGTAGGCGATTTCTTTACGCGTTTGGAAGCGCAAAAAATGTATAATCAATTGCGTAATAATTTTCCGAATGTGTTAGTGATCGAAGACGAAATTATTATTCATCGTTAA
- a CDS encoding DUF6089 family protein — MNVNFNKKIAVLALLLGIIFLADTQVFAKRKWRYFRPYTRPTFSNWAYDVGLGTSMYSGELSGFTGFGDQSFGLNPLVNVNGYYHLTEYISARLGVGYFKLNAKDGDVSFYSHNGQANFSLVHYFLPKGDVPYQDYKLNPYVTAGVGFMYFEPRDQKTKEKLRLLPQPVGQKKITNTSVFIPVSVGFNTYLFDNISAGAEATYHLTQTDFLDGISDPKNKGGNDSFVSFRLKVNVEITSFFKYKSYLRNK; from the coding sequence ATGAACGTGAATTTTAATAAAAAAATAGCCGTACTTGCATTGCTGTTGGGGATTATTTTCTTGGCAGATACTCAGGTTTTTGCCAAACGCAAGTGGCGTTATTTTCGTCCCTATACGCGGCCTACCTTTAGTAATTGGGCATATGATGTAGGGCTAGGAACTTCAATGTATTCGGGAGAATTAAGTGGATTTACTGGCTTTGGAGACCAGAGTTTTGGACTTAATCCATTGGTCAATGTCAATGGTTATTATCACCTTACCGAATATATTAGTGCTAGGCTAGGGGTAGGGTATTTTAAACTCAATGCCAAAGACGGAGACGTATCTTTTTATTCGCATAACGGACAGGCTAACTTCTCTTTGGTACATTATTTTTTGCCCAAAGGAGATGTGCCTTATCAGGATTATAAACTAAATCCTTATGTTACTGCAGGAGTAGGTTTTATGTATTTTGAGCCTCGCGACCAAAAAACAAAAGAGAAGTTACGTTTGCTGCCTCAACCCGTAGGCCAAAAAAAAATTACTAATACTTCCGTATTCATTCCTGTTTCTGTTGGATTTAATACATATCTTTTCGACAATATTAGTGCAGGTGCAGAAGCTACTTATCATTTAACGCAGACAGATTTTTTAGACGGAATCTCTGATCCTAAGAATAAAGGAGGAAATGATAGTTTTGTATCCTTTCGGTTAAAAGTAAATGTAGAAATCACCTCTTTCTTCAAATACAAAAGTTATTTGAGAAATAAATAA
- a CDS encoding glycosyltransferase family 9 protein, translated as MKQLSTIVISQTGTLLEVFFTLPLVYVMRQHKENQCKIVFVANEQARPLVQACEWIDFFLSKEMVLADPTLLQQYKAQIFISANNDVSVAKLAKKVQIPVRVGDRNYWRNWFNANKLVNISVLKGKLVRHQMQRIVALAKVFKTNVYFSAEMLNGITGLSKISLPSPEIANKIDPQKFNLVLQLSNPIANLQWPLAKFESLCKCLDNKAFNVIIIAEKQYELSQFPSYIHNLTGRLDLADTMTLLAAADGIVATNTIELQIVSALQKKALGLYNNAYPYTPTNQKPAGNKASVLVEKKHCTKCQNGATCQCLQTLSEQKVLAIIQKWPQSLHNKFNTPISSNTP; from the coding sequence TTGAAACAACTATCCACCATTGTAATTAGCCAAACAGGAACACTTTTAGAAGTATTCTTCACACTCCCGTTGGTGTATGTGATGCGCCAACACAAAGAAAATCAATGTAAAATTGTGTTTGTGGCTAATGAGCAAGCACGCCCTTTGGTGCAGGCCTGCGAGTGGATAGATTTTTTTTTGAGTAAAGAAATGGTATTGGCAGACCCCACACTTTTGCAACAATACAAAGCGCAAATATTTATTTCGGCCAACAATGATGTTTCGGTTGCGAAGCTGGCCAAAAAAGTACAGATTCCTGTGCGTGTAGGGGATAGAAATTACTGGCGTAATTGGTTTAATGCCAATAAGTTGGTTAATATTAGTGTGCTGAAAGGAAAGCTTGTGCGCCACCAAATGCAACGCATTGTTGCTTTGGCTAAAGTGTTTAAAACGAACGTTTATTTTTCTGCTGAGATGCTTAATGGCATAACAGGTCTAAGCAAAATTTCATTACCCTCGCCAGAAATTGCCAATAAAATTGACCCCCAAAAATTTAATTTGGTTTTGCAACTATCCAATCCTATTGCAAACTTACAATGGCCTTTGGCTAAATTTGAATCGCTTTGCAAATGCCTTGATAATAAGGCGTTTAATGTTATTATTATTGCAGAAAAACAATACGAATTGTCTCAGTTCCCTTCTTATATTCATAATCTGACAGGGCGTTTGGATTTGGCGGACACGATGACGCTCCTCGCTGCTGCCGATGGGATCGTAGCCACCAATACGATTGAGCTGCAAATAGTTTCTGCCTTGCAAAAAAAAGCACTAGGATTGTATAATAATGCGTACCCTTATACGCCGACCAATCAAAAGCCTGCGGGCAATAAGGCTTCAGTATTGGTAGAGAAAAAACATTGTACAAAATGTCAGAATGGAGCTACTTGTCAATGCTTACAAACCTTATCAGAACAAAAAGTATTGGCTATTATTCAAAAATGGCCGCAATCGCTACACAATAAATTTAATACACCAATTTCCTCTAATACACCATGA